The Cannabis sativa cultivar Pink pepper isolate KNU-18-1 unplaced genomic scaffold, ASM2916894v1 Contig3, whole genome shotgun sequence genome window below encodes:
- the LOC115708903 gene encoding uncharacterized protein LOC115708903: MKRVSHPKCSCAQPVVIKTSWTDANPGRRFGMCRRYRLVGGCYFWEWIDPPMCERASEVVPGLLRKIRRLEGEISDISTSNVDAYNYLNSVENNCEQSSILKALNKGVQVDEHSLVNSMGKTACMESFNGSSSTSVEDPKEKICTSGILVISVVVAIVLFWLMF, encoded by the exons atgaagagGGTTTCGCATCCGAAGTGCTCTTGTGCACAACCTGTAGTGATCAAAACCTCGTGGACAGATGCAAACCCAGGAAGGAGATTCGGGATGTGTCGACGTTATAGg CTGGTTGGTGGTTGTTATTTTTGGGAGTGGATCGACCCACCAATGTGTGAAAGGGCATCGGAGGTGGTTCCTGGGCTGCTGCGTAAAATTAGAAGGCTTGAGGGAGAAATTTCAGACATTTCAACATCAAATGTTGATGCATATAATTATCTGAACAGTGTGGAAAATAACTGTGAGCAATCTTCAATACTGAAGGCCTTGAACAAGGGGGTTCAGGTTGATGAGCACTCATTGGTTAACAGTATGGGAAAGACTGCTTGCATGGAGAGTTTCAATGGAAGTAGCAGTACAAGTGTTGAAGACCCAAAAGAGAAGATTTGCACCAGTGGAATCTTAGTCATAAGTGTTGTTGTTGCCATTGTTCTGTTTTGGTTAATGTTCTGA
- the LOC115710506 gene encoding uncharacterized protein LOC115710506 — translation MMSDRQKGLQNAVESIFNSPDTRFCVRHMYCNFKKDFPGLLLKQLVWAAARSTIPAHFDQRMKEIKDINEGAYNWLAAKQKSEWTKAYFKEGVKCDMLLNNMCESFNMAIMDGRDKPIVTLLETIRGWLMSTFTKRREGIQKWKHGVHNNIAKLVAKNAEIGRKCSVTRANAVLFEVKMSEAGAFMVDLDKHECTCRRFQLTGIPCGHALAAIWFCGHNEWGYIHRYYKPEAYAAAYAGTISPMPSPDKWPNKGLNPIFPPCEHNLPGRPKKKRRRGADEKDPPAAATVRKASRVGTVMHCSKCRKSGHTAPRCKEPVPNVPNEAPKNKGGRPPIQNPSAATLKRRKRRDKQLAKEARKRGEGSSSQPRG, via the exons ATGATGAGTGATAGGCAAAAGGGTCTTCAAAATGCTGTTGAGTCTATTTTCAACAGCCCTGACACAAGATTCTGTGTTAGGCACATGTACTGCAACTTCAAGAAAGACTTCCCTGGCCTATTACTGAAGCAACTTGTGTGGGCAGCTGCTAGATCAACAATTCCTGCTCATTTTGACCAGAGGATGAAAGAAATCAAGGATATAAATGAAGGAGCTTACAATTGGTTAGCAGCCAAACAAAAGTCAGAGTGGACAAAGGCATACTTCAAGGAAGGTGTTAAATGTGACATGTTATTGAACAACATGTGTGAAAGCTTCAATATGGCCATTATGGATGGAAGGGACAAGCCCATTGTCACACTGTTGGAGACAATCAGAGGTTGGTTAATGTCTACTTTCACAAAGAGAAGGGAAGGCATACAAAAGTGGAAGCATGGAGTGCACAACAACATAGCAAAGCTTGTAGCAAAAAATGCTGAAATTGGTAGGAAGTGCTCTGTCACAAGAGCAAATGCTGTTTTATTTGAAGTTAAAATGTCAGAAGCTGGTGCCTTTATGGTTGATCTGGACAAACATGAGTGCACATGCAGAAGGTTCCAGCTCACTGGAATTCCTTGTGGTCATGCCTTGGCAGCCATTTGGTTTTGTGGCCATAATGAATGGGGTTACATACATAGGTACTACAAACCTGAAGCTTATGCAGCAGCATATGCAGGCACAATTTCCCCCATGCCTAGCCCTGACAAGTGGCCAAACAAGGGCCTTAACCCTATATTCCCTCCCTGTGAGCATAACCTTCCTGGCAGGCcaaaaaagaaaaggagaagGGGTGCTGATGAAAAAGATCCACCTGCAGCTGCCACAGTTAGAAAAGCCAGCAGAGTTGGAACTGTCATGCATTGTTCTAAATGCAGAAAATCTGGACACACAGCCCCAAGATGCAAGGAACCTGTACCAAATGTGCCAAACGAG GCTCCAAAGAATAAAGGAGGTAGGCCACCAATTCAAAATCCATCTGCTGCAACACTCAAGAGGAGGAAGAGAAGGGACAAACAACTTGCAAAAGAGGCTAGGAAGAGGGGTGAAGGTTCAAGTTCCCAGCCTCGGGGTTGA